A genomic region of Alistipes megaguti contains the following coding sequences:
- a CDS encoding 6-carboxytetrahydropterin synthase, with protein sequence MRSITTFDLQYAHRFYGFQGEAQYLHGHTGQLTIEVEDSIEAGVNMVYPCNEIQKVAWNVLRNFDHALVLREDDPLLPAVLDVYEKQGIRNGHPQNKMKGPAFKTELATAYPDCRLVVTKETLTVEGMIKIVYDLLKEKLNIAKITFTSGVNAASAEFVTKNDIDRCPLCGVALNEEGVCPKCGYRKKK encoded by the coding sequence ATGAGAAGTATCACAACATTCGATCTGCAGTATGCACACCGTTTCTACGGTTTTCAAGGAGAGGCTCAGTATCTCCACGGCCACACGGGACAGTTGACCATCGAGGTGGAGGATAGCATCGAGGCGGGCGTGAACATGGTTTACCCCTGCAACGAGATTCAGAAGGTAGCGTGGAACGTGCTCCGGAATTTCGACCATGCGCTGGTCCTGCGCGAGGATGATCCGCTGCTGCCGGCCGTTCTGGACGTCTACGAGAAGCAGGGTATCCGCAACGGACACCCGCAGAACAAGATGAAGGGCCCGGCCTTCAAGACGGAGCTGGCCACGGCCTATCCCGATTGCCGTCTGGTAGTCACAAAGGAGACGCTGACGGTTGAGGGAATGATCAAGATTGTCTATGACCTGCTGAAGGAGAAGCTCAACATCGCCAAGATCACCTTCACGAGCGGTGTGAATGCGGCCTCGGCGGAGTTCGTGACCAAGAACGACATCGACCGCTGCCCGCTGTGCGGTGTTGCACTCAACGAGGAGGGTGTATGTCCGAAGTGCGGGTATCGCAAGAAGAAGTAG
- a CDS encoding Fur family transcriptional regulator, whose translation MNNEGLQRIKEAGLKLTPQRREVYKAMQELRHATVEDIIERVQSRNKEVTVSTIYRILDSFRSANILSFIYHPDTGKCYYDITVAEHHHLFDGKSIEDYADPELSQLIREYLERKHFPTEEIGKVQVQVTLKKNV comes from the coding sequence ATGAACAACGAAGGACTGCAAAGAATCAAGGAGGCGGGGCTGAAGCTGACCCCGCAGCGCCGCGAGGTCTACAAGGCGATGCAGGAGCTGCGCCACGCCACGGTGGAGGATATCATCGAACGGGTCCAGTCCCGCAACAAGGAGGTGACCGTTTCGACCATCTATCGGATTTTGGACAGCTTCCGTTCGGCAAACATTTTGTCGTTCATCTATCACCCCGACACCGGGAAGTGCTACTACGACATCACGGTGGCGGAGCACCATCACCTCTTCGACGGCAAGTCGATCGAGGACTATGCGGATCCGGAGCTCTCGCAGCTGATCCGCGAATACCTCGAACGCAAGCATTTCCCGACGGAGGAGATCGGTAAAGTACAGGTACAGGTAACACTGAAAAAGAATGTCTAA
- a CDS encoding cytochrome c biogenesis protein ResB — translation MKFEAKHLFILLLLLSVVIQCAFGNFPFAFFAFPLDALIALLWIAGMVYAYKENRSSRFVQMWLSPQCTYWTLGWLIAGSLVIGLFPQLSAAEAAERSGLLARLGCYHFTTSWIFVMGLFTLLTHLGMITLRRGFRPGRNRWRFVLNHAGLWVALFAGVVGSAEEQTLRIPVFRDRPNNEAVSEEGARIYLPKELQLNDFTVEHYANGTPRHFFAEISIDGKPARLEVNHPYAANWAEDYYLTSYDVQSEQPRYCVVQIVREPLKYVMWLGVVMMLCGGCLLFLAGPNRQNKELCETSR, via the coding sequence ATGAAATTCGAGGCTAAACATCTGTTCATCCTGCTGTTGCTGCTTTCGGTGGTGATTCAATGCGCGTTCGGCAACTTTCCGTTTGCCTTCTTCGCCTTCCCGCTGGATGCACTCATCGCCCTGCTCTGGATTGCAGGAATGGTGTATGCCTACAAAGAGAACCGCTCGTCGCGGTTCGTTCAGATGTGGCTCTCGCCGCAATGCACCTACTGGACGCTGGGCTGGCTCATAGCCGGCAGTCTGGTCATCGGGCTCTTCCCGCAGCTCTCGGCCGCGGAGGCTGCCGAGCGTTCGGGGCTGCTCGCCCGGCTGGGTTGCTACCACTTCACTACCTCCTGGATCTTTGTCATGGGGTTGTTCACCCTGCTGACCCATCTGGGGATGATCACCCTGCGGCGTGGTTTCCGCCCGGGGCGCAACCGCTGGCGCTTTGTCCTCAACCATGCCGGGCTGTGGGTGGCACTCTTTGCCGGGGTGGTAGGAAGCGCCGAGGAGCAAACGCTGCGCATTCCGGTCTTCCGCGACCGGCCCAACAACGAGGCCGTCAGCGAAGAGGGGGCGAGGATCTACCTGCCGAAGGAGCTGCAGCTGAACGACTTTACGGTGGAGCACTACGCCAACGGCACTCCGCGCCACTTCTTTGCCGAAATCTCCATCGACGGTAAGCCGGCCCGGCTGGAGGTCAACCACCCCTATGCGGCCAACTGGGCGGAGGACTACTACCTGACGTCGTACGACGTGCAGTCGGAGCAGCCGCGCTACTGCGTGGTGCAGATCGTACGGGAGCCGCTGAAATACGTCATGTGGCTGGGCGTGGTCATGATGCTGTGCGGAGGCTGCCTGTTGTTTCTGGCCGGCCCGAACAGACAAAATAAGGAACTTTGTGAAACATCGCGGTGA
- a CDS encoding cytochrome c biogenesis protein, with product MFTWDNFDWFALVSIVLWAAGAGVALFSRERRRWAILLTGVGTLVFATFIAGFWLYMQRPPLRTMGETRLWYSFFMSVSGLLTYLRWRFPWILSFSTVVATVFALINILKPEIHDQTLMPALQSPWFIPHVTVYMFSYSVLGCAFILGCMGLIKRRADYLEATDKLVYTGLAFLTVGMLTGSIWAKAAWGHYWSWDPKETWAAATWAGYLLYVHLRLFRKNASRPLYWILIVSFLALQMCWYGVNYLPAARQSVHMYSRS from the coding sequence ATGTTCACGTGGGATAATTTCGATTGGTTTGCGCTGGTCTCCATCGTGCTGTGGGCAGCCGGCGCAGGGGTGGCGTTGTTCAGCAGGGAACGGCGCCGCTGGGCCATTCTGTTGACCGGTGTGGGCACGCTGGTCTTCGCGACATTCATTGCGGGGTTCTGGCTCTACATGCAGCGCCCGCCGCTGCGCACCATGGGGGAGACCCGGCTGTGGTACTCCTTCTTCATGAGCGTATCGGGACTGCTGACCTACCTGCGCTGGCGCTTCCCCTGGATCCTCAGCTTCTCGACGGTGGTGGCGACGGTCTTCGCCCTCATCAACATTCTGAAGCCCGAAATCCACGACCAGACGCTGATGCCCGCCCTGCAAAGCCCGTGGTTCATCCCTCATGTCACGGTCTACATGTTCTCCTACTCGGTATTGGGGTGCGCCTTCATCCTGGGCTGCATGGGGCTCATCAAACGTCGGGCCGACTACCTCGAAGCGACCGACAAGCTGGTCTACACCGGACTGGCCTTTCTGACCGTCGGCATGCTCACCGGTTCGATCTGGGCCAAGGCGGCTTGGGGCCACTACTGGAGCTGGGACCCGAAGGAGACCTGGGCCGCGGCGACGTGGGCGGGGTATCTGCTCTACGTCCACCTGCGTCTGTTCCGCAAAAACGCCTCGCGGCCGCTCTACTGGATTCTGATTGTCTCGTTCCTGGCGCTGCAGATGTGCTGGTACGGGGTCAACTACCTCCCGGCGGCCCGGCAGAGTGTTCACATGTATTCACGTTCTTAG
- a CDS encoding cytochrome-c peroxidase, protein MKKGSKIILSVLVVIIVLCVVYRLVNKAPSADLESNAQMEQIVASSGCISCHSADPKLPFYANFPVAGKLVQEDVRLGYRSFDMAPMMEAMKNGEKINEVDLAKVEKVIADGTMPLAKYYLVHWGASLTNKETQMALAWAKSQREAFYPNPLADQEWANETIRPIQDSVPVDIRKVMLGNKLYNDTRLSADNTISCASCHGLNTGGVDNKAFSEGVGGQLGGVNAPTVFNAYYNFVQFWDGRAATLADQAAGPPVNPVEMACKSFDEICEKLKADAAFSKEFTEVYPDGINQANITNAIQEFEKTLLTPNSRFDKYLKGDKTAMNADEIAGYDLFKKYNCATCHVGENMGGQSYELMGIKRDYFADRGTELTIEDNGRYKETKDERDRHRFKVPGLRNIALTAPYYHDATQATLEDAVVSMARYEVGEELTQQEVDRMVAFLKTLTGEYQGKLLTNDNFPETK, encoded by the coding sequence ATGAAAAAAGGCTCAAAGATTATTCTATCCGTGCTGGTAGTGATAATCGTGCTTTGCGTCGTCTACCGGCTGGTGAACAAGGCACCGTCGGCCGACCTCGAAAGCAATGCGCAAATGGAGCAGATCGTGGCGAGCAGCGGATGTATCTCCTGCCACTCGGCCGATCCGAAGCTGCCTTTCTATGCCAACTTCCCGGTAGCGGGCAAGCTGGTGCAGGAGGATGTGCGGCTGGGCTACCGTTCGTTCGACATGGCTCCGATGATGGAGGCGATGAAGAACGGTGAGAAGATCAACGAAGTAGACCTGGCGAAGGTCGAGAAGGTAATTGCCGACGGAACGATGCCGCTGGCCAAGTACTACCTGGTACACTGGGGTGCGTCGCTGACGAACAAGGAGACGCAGATGGCGCTTGCATGGGCCAAGTCGCAGCGTGAGGCCTTCTACCCCAACCCGCTGGCCGACCAGGAGTGGGCGAACGAGACGATCCGCCCGATTCAGGACTCGGTTCCGGTGGACATCCGCAAGGTGATGCTGGGCAACAAGCTCTACAACGATACCCGTCTGTCGGCCGACAACACCATTTCGTGCGCCTCGTGCCACGGTCTGAACACGGGAGGTGTCGACAACAAGGCCTTCTCCGAGGGTGTTGGCGGACAGCTGGGCGGCGTGAACGCCCCGACGGTCTTCAACGCCTACTACAACTTCGTGCAGTTCTGGGACGGACGTGCCGCTACGCTGGCCGACCAGGCTGCCGGACCTCCGGTCAACCCGGTGGAGATGGCCTGCAAGTCGTTCGACGAGATCTGCGAGAAGCTGAAGGCTGACGCCGCATTCAGCAAGGAGTTCACGGAGGTCTATCCCGACGGCATCAACCAGGCCAACATCACCAACGCCATCCAGGAGTTTGAGAAGACGCTGCTGACGCCCAACTCGCGCTTCGACAAGTACCTCAAGGGCGACAAGACGGCCATGAACGCCGACGAGATCGCCGGATACGACCTCTTCAAGAAGTACAACTGCGCCACGTGCCACGTCGGTGAGAACATGGGCGGACAGTCGTACGAGCTGATGGGCATCAAGCGCGACTACTTCGCAGACCGCGGTACGGAGCTCACCATCGAGGATAACGGCCGCTACAAGGAGACCAAGGACGAGCGTGACCGCCACCGCTTCAAGGTGCCCGGACTGCGCAACATCGCCTTGACGGCCCCCTACTACCATGATGCCACGCAGGCAACGCTGGAGGATGCCGTCGTTTCGATGGCCCGCTACGAAGTCGGCGAGGAGCTGACGCAGCAGGAGGTCGACCGGATGGTAGCCTTCCTGAAGACGCTGACCGGCGAATACCAGGGCAAGTTGCTGACCAACGACAACTTCCCCGAGACGAAATAA
- a CDS encoding phosphoribosylaminoimidazolesuccinocarboxamide synthase: MNAITRTDFTFEGQKSKYTGKVRDVYDINDEYLVMVVTDRISAFDVVLPEGIPYKGQVLNQIAAKFLDATADILPNWKLAVPDPMVTVGRKCEPFKVEMVIRGYLSGHAWREYKAGKRTICGVEMPDGMVENQKFPEPIITPTSKAAEGHDEDISKEQIIASGLVSREEYEQLEKYTRAIYRRGCEIAAKMGLILVDTKYEFGKKDGVIYLMDEIHTPDSSRYFYAEGYEERLARGERQRQLSKEFVREWLMANGFQGQQGQKVPEMTPEIVAGITDRYVELYEQITGEKFIKAEEADTQTILQRIEKNVSECLKNLNK, translated from the coding sequence ATGAACGCAATCACTCGTACCGATTTCACCTTCGAAGGCCAGAAAAGCAAGTATACGGGAAAAGTCCGCGACGTATACGACATCAACGATGAATATCTGGTCATGGTGGTGACCGACCGGATCTCCGCCTTTGACGTGGTCCTGCCCGAAGGAATCCCCTACAAGGGTCAGGTCCTGAACCAGATCGCCGCCAAATTCCTCGACGCCACGGCCGACATCCTCCCCAACTGGAAACTCGCCGTACCGGATCCGATGGTCACCGTCGGCCGCAAGTGTGAACCCTTCAAGGTCGAGATGGTCATCCGCGGATACCTCTCGGGCCACGCCTGGCGTGAATACAAGGCCGGTAAACGCACCATCTGCGGCGTGGAGATGCCCGACGGCATGGTCGAGAACCAGAAGTTCCCCGAACCGATCATCACCCCCACGTCGAAGGCCGCCGAAGGTCACGACGAGGATATCTCGAAAGAGCAGATCATCGCCTCGGGACTCGTCAGCCGCGAGGAGTACGAACAGCTCGAAAAGTACACGCGTGCCATCTACCGCCGCGGTTGCGAAATCGCCGCAAAAATGGGGCTGATCCTCGTCGATACGAAATATGAGTTCGGAAAGAAGGACGGCGTCATCTACCTCATGGACGAGATCCACACGCCCGACTCGTCGCGCTACTTCTACGCCGAGGGGTACGAGGAGCGGCTGGCACGGGGCGAACGGCAGCGCCAGCTCTCGAAGGAGTTCGTCCGCGAATGGCTCATGGCAAACGGATTCCAGGGACAGCAGGGGCAGAAGGTGCCCGAGATGACCCCCGAGATCGTCGCCGGCATCACGGACCGCTATGTCGAACTCTACGAGCAGATCACCGGCGAAAAGTTCATCAAGGCTGAGGAGGCCGATACGCAGACCATCCTGCAGCGGATCGAGAAGAACGTTTCGGAGTGTCTGAAGAACCTGAACAAATAG
- a CDS encoding glycoside hydrolase family 2 TIM barrel-domain containing protein, which produces MKKLLFILLFAASSVSAKAPAERWLDPTCFGVNRAPMRTSFIVYPTAGEASPENTPERSPFYRSLNGVWTFLRVDRPGAEPEGFFRPGFDDSSWGEMPVPGLWEMNGYGDPVYTNKPYPWHKFFPVKAPLVPYEQNYTGIYRRTVTLPEEWKGKELFIHIGSATSNLTLWVNGHEVGYSEDSKLEAEWEITRYTKPGQENLIVMRINRWCDGSYLEDQDFWRMTGIGRDCYLYARDKRRLADVRITPDLTSDYRDGELQIRIATTPGIGAVRLVLRDEAGEELLRRTVTPRQNRIETSFEVSNPRKWSAESPALYTLTAEALTRDGSVIEAAAFPVGFRKVEIRGGQLLVNGQPILIKGVNRHEMEPNTGYYVTREEMIRDIREMKRLNINAVRTCHYPDAPIWYDLCDRYGLYVVDEANIESHGYFYHDKSKNLAGNPDFAQAHLDRNQRMVHRDFNHPSIIIWSTGNEAGNGPNFERCYDWIKAFDPSRPVQYEQASYHGDYNTDITCPMYWDYNTCQRYLDRNPDKPLIQCEYAHAMGNSLGGLKEYWEMIRREPRYQGGFIWDFADQALAWRSPEGRLTFRYGGDYNDRDASDSTFCCNGILASDRSWHPHAYEVKHLHQPVHTTLRDAKKGIVALYNENFFTDLSPYRLLWEVSADGKPVTSGVIERIEVAPQQTKEITLGYDPARIEALDGELLLTVRYQLRETTDLLEAGYEVAADQLVLRADDPARRFASLEAGASREKLRLDGGSVTGEDFTLRFDPETGCLISYRLRGVELLSGALRPNFYRAATDNDLGVRQAGKVPDSRIWAEITPRLEKFDLTKENQQVRATAHYLLPQVGGRLTLSYRIAEDGTIRVRETLKADSTRTGVADLMRFGMMFEAPGMFNTLSYYGRGPMENYADRASAAFVGRYDQRVADQFHAKYASPQESGTRSGLRWWRLTDETGLGLEICSDRHFSASAIPYSIPQLDNGTPEYRRHPSELVSDGRTHVCFDLIQSGLGCVNSWGKQARPEYRIPYADLQFDFLLRPVGVSH; this is translated from the coding sequence ATGAAAAAACTGTTGTTCATCCTGCTTTTTGCCGCATCGAGCGTCTCGGCAAAGGCTCCCGCAGAGCGATGGCTCGACCCGACCTGCTTCGGAGTCAACCGGGCCCCCATGCGCACGAGCTTCATTGTCTACCCGACCGCCGGGGAGGCCTCGCCCGAAAACACACCCGAACGTTCACCCTTCTACCGTTCGCTCAACGGTGTATGGACCTTCCTGCGTGTTGACCGCCCCGGCGCCGAACCCGAAGGATTCTTCCGTCCCGGATTCGACGACTCGTCGTGGGGCGAGATGCCCGTTCCGGGGCTTTGGGAGATGAACGGATACGGCGATCCGGTCTACACGAACAAACCCTATCCCTGGCACAAGTTCTTCCCGGTGAAGGCTCCGCTGGTCCCCTACGAACAGAACTATACGGGTATCTACCGCCGTACGGTCACCCTTCCCGAGGAGTGGAAGGGCAAGGAGCTCTTCATCCACATCGGGTCGGCCACCTCGAACCTCACCCTCTGGGTCAACGGACACGAGGTCGGATACAGCGAGGACAGCAAACTCGAAGCCGAATGGGAGATCACCCGCTACACGAAACCCGGGCAGGAGAATCTCATCGTGATGCGCATCAACCGCTGGTGCGACGGCTCCTACCTCGAGGATCAGGATTTCTGGCGCATGACCGGCATCGGCCGCGACTGCTACCTCTATGCACGGGACAAGCGACGTCTGGCCGACGTGCGGATCACGCCCGACCTCACGTCGGACTACCGCGACGGAGAGCTGCAGATCCGGATCGCCACCACGCCGGGGATCGGAGCCGTACGGCTCGTCCTGCGCGACGAAGCGGGGGAGGAACTCCTCCGGCGAACCGTCACTCCGCGGCAGAACCGGATCGAAACGTCGTTCGAAGTCAGCAACCCCAGGAAATGGAGCGCCGAAAGTCCCGCCCTCTACACGCTTACGGCCGAGGCCCTCACCCGCGACGGATCAGTGATCGAGGCGGCCGCCTTCCCGGTCGGATTCCGCAAGGTCGAGATCCGCGGCGGGCAGCTGCTCGTCAACGGGCAGCCGATCCTCATCAAGGGGGTCAACCGCCACGAAATGGAGCCCAACACGGGTTATTACGTGACCCGCGAGGAGATGATCCGCGACATCCGCGAGATGAAACGCCTCAACATCAATGCCGTCCGCACGTGTCACTACCCCGACGCCCCCATCTGGTACGATCTCTGCGACCGCTACGGACTCTACGTCGTCGACGAGGCCAACATCGAGTCGCACGGCTACTTCTACCACGACAAGTCGAAGAATCTGGCCGGGAATCCCGACTTTGCCCAGGCTCACCTCGACCGGAACCAGCGCATGGTACACCGGGATTTCAACCACCCGTCGATCATCATCTGGAGCACGGGCAACGAAGCCGGCAACGGCCCCAACTTCGAACGGTGCTACGACTGGATCAAGGCGTTCGACCCCTCGCGTCCGGTCCAGTACGAGCAGGCCTCCTACCACGGCGACTACAACACCGACATCACCTGCCCGATGTATTGGGACTATAACACCTGCCAGCGCTATCTGGACCGGAATCCCGACAAACCGCTCATCCAGTGCGAATACGCCCACGCCATGGGCAACTCGCTGGGCGGATTGAAGGAGTATTGGGAGATGATCCGCCGCGAGCCGCGCTATCAGGGCGGTTTCATCTGGGACTTCGCCGATCAGGCGCTGGCCTGGCGCAGCCCCGAGGGGCGGCTGACGTTCCGCTACGGCGGCGACTACAACGACCGCGACGCCTCGGACAGCACCTTCTGCTGCAACGGCATTCTGGCCAGCGACCGCTCGTGGCATCCCCACGCCTACGAGGTCAAGCACCTCCACCAGCCCGTTCATACCACCCTACGCGATGCGAAAAAGGGCATCGTGGCCCTCTACAACGAGAACTTCTTCACCGATCTCTCGCCCTATCGGCTTCTGTGGGAGGTGTCGGCCGACGGAAAGCCGGTCACAAGCGGCGTGATCGAACGGATCGAGGTTGCTCCCCAGCAGACGAAAGAGATCACACTGGGATACGATCCGGCACGCATCGAGGCCCTCGACGGCGAACTGCTGCTCACGGTCCGCTACCAGCTCCGCGAGACGACCGATCTGCTCGAGGCCGGTTACGAGGTGGCCGCCGATCAGCTGGTGCTTCGGGCCGACGATCCCGCACGGCGCTTTGCCTCGCTCGAAGCAGGCGCATCCCGCGAGAAGCTCCGCCTCGACGGGGGCTCCGTCACGGGCGAAGATTTCACGCTGCGTTTCGATCCCGAAACGGGTTGTCTGATCTCGTACCGGCTTCGCGGCGTAGAGCTGCTCTCCGGAGCGCTGCGTCCGAACTTCTATCGGGCCGCCACGGACAATGATCTCGGCGTTCGTCAGGCCGGGAAGGTCCCCGACAGCCGGATCTGGGCCGAGATCACACCCCGACTCGAAAAGTTCGACCTGACGAAGGAGAATCAACAGGTACGGGCCACGGCACACTATCTGCTGCCGCAGGTCGGTGGACGGCTGACACTCAGCTACCGGATTGCCGAAGACGGTACGATCCGCGTCCGGGAGACGCTGAAGGCCGATTCGACCCGTACGGGAGTAGCCGATCTGATGCGCTTCGGCATGATGTTCGAGGCGCCGGGGATGTTCAACACCCTCTCCTACTACGGACGCGGTCCGATGGAGAACTACGCGGACCGGGCTTCGGCCGCCTTCGTCGGACGCTACGACCAGCGGGTTGCCGACCAGTTCCACGCCAAATACGCCAGCCCCCAGGAGTCCGGCACGCGCAGTGGCCTGAGGTGGTGGCGGCTGACCGACGAGACGGGCCTCGGCCTGGAAATCTGCTCCGATCGCCACTTCTCGGCCTCGGCCATCCCCTACTCCATTCCGCAGCTCGACAACGGAACGCCGGAGTACCGGCGCCACCCCTCCGAACTGGTCTCCGACGGCCGCACGCATGTCTGCTTCGACCTGATTCAGTCCGGACTGGGATGCGTCAACAGCTGGGGCAAGCAGGCCCGGCCCGAATACCGCATCCCCTACGCAGACCTGCAGTTCGACTTCCTGCTCCGTCCGGTCGGCGTTTCACACTGA
- a CDS encoding family 20 glycosylhydrolase: protein MTRRFRFLPFLFAAVLFLGGCATTPAGERPTLIPQPQQVKWGRGGYRLPDGVRIGISDPRLTPQADYLRQALAPCTSASLSETPQGDICLQLDTASLAEEAYRLAVTRSGVRITGGSPRGVVNGIATLRQLLPADERTEAVIPHVEVEDAPAFAWRGVMLDVSRHFFDKEDVCSMLDQMARLKLNKFHWHLTDDQGWRVEIKAYPDLAGKGGWRRFNKHDTICMGRAAREKNADFLIPEKYLRVEGADTLYGGYYTQEDIREVVAYAAERGIDVIPEIDMPGHFLQAIEYYPEMTCFEPETWSGEAFSSPLCLGKDEALAFCEEIWREVFELFPYEYVHIGGDEVNMKNWNRCPRCQARMRQEGLADGHALQAWFTRRMQRFFEAHDRRMIGWDELLQGEVDPATTIMWWRPWVPESVDRATRQGCDLIICPQTWFYFSLEEDAGSLKRTCNFRLVPDSLPQEQKARILGVQGNVWAEKVPSLSRAEYLFYPRLLIVAEKGWSPEERVSEEELLPRVMRYCARLDAEGINYRIPSLENFHEFCVFTDSTRSTVTCPLPGATLRYTLDGSVPTVSSPIYTGPITFHDDALLQVRAFHPDGRTGDWVKIRYEKCGFAAPTEVAATAPGLQAEWYFKRFPKCDAIGGAKADGGCVVDTVQFPKVAQGRRATGILFRGYIRVPENRIYTFALASNDGSLLRIDGRVVIDNDGEHTLIEKTGQAALSAGLHPFELRYFDYNGGRVTLALVDEQGRRQPFSDGGVCHDAD from the coding sequence ATGACGAGACGATTTAGATTCCTACCGTTTTTGTTTGCCGCCGTTCTGTTCCTGGGCGGTTGTGCGACGACACCGGCCGGGGAGCGCCCCACGCTGATTCCCCAGCCGCAGCAGGTGAAGTGGGGACGGGGCGGCTACCGCCTTCCGGACGGGGTGCGCATCGGCATCTCCGATCCGCGGCTGACCCCGCAGGCCGACTACCTGAGGCAGGCGCTGGCCCCCTGTACTTCGGCCTCGCTGTCGGAGACCCCGCAGGGTGATATCTGCCTGCAGCTCGATACCGCATCGCTGGCCGAAGAGGCCTACCGGCTGGCCGTCACGCGGTCGGGCGTGCGGATCACGGGCGGTTCGCCGCGCGGCGTGGTCAACGGCATTGCTACGCTGCGGCAGCTGCTGCCCGCGGACGAGAGGACTGAAGCGGTGATTCCGCATGTGGAGGTGGAGGATGCCCCGGCGTTTGCCTGGCGCGGCGTGATGCTCGACGTGAGCCGCCACTTCTTCGACAAGGAGGATGTCTGCAGCATGCTGGACCAGATGGCCCGGCTGAAGCTCAACAAGTTCCACTGGCATCTGACCGACGATCAGGGCTGGCGCGTCGAGATCAAGGCCTATCCCGATCTGGCCGGCAAGGGCGGCTGGCGCCGTTTCAACAAGCACGACACGATCTGCATGGGACGTGCCGCACGGGAGAAGAATGCCGATTTCCTGATTCCGGAGAAGTACCTGCGCGTGGAAGGTGCCGATACGCTCTACGGCGGTTACTACACGCAGGAGGATATCCGCGAGGTGGTGGCCTATGCCGCCGAACGGGGTATCGACGTCATTCCGGAGATCGACATGCCGGGCCACTTCCTGCAGGCCATCGAGTACTATCCGGAGATGACCTGCTTCGAGCCCGAGACGTGGAGCGGCGAGGCCTTCTCCTCCCCGTTGTGCCTGGGCAAGGACGAGGCGCTGGCGTTCTGCGAGGAGATCTGGCGGGAGGTGTTCGAGCTCTTCCCCTATGAGTATGTCCATATCGGAGGCGACGAGGTCAACATGAAGAACTGGAACCGTTGCCCGCGCTGCCAGGCGCGCATGCGCCAGGAGGGGTTGGCCGACGGACACGCCCTGCAGGCGTGGTTCACCCGCCGCATGCAGCGCTTCTTCGAGGCCCACGACCGCCGGATGATCGGCTGGGACGAACTCCTGCAGGGCGAGGTCGATCCGGCGACCACGATCATGTGGTGGCGCCCGTGGGTGCCGGAGTCGGTCGACAGGGCCACGCGTCAGGGATGCGATCTGATTATTTGTCCGCAGACGTGGTTCTACTTCTCGCTCGAGGAGGATGCCGGCTCGTTGAAGCGCACGTGCAATTTCCGGCTGGTTCCCGATTCGCTTCCGCAGGAGCAGAAGGCCCGCATTCTGGGTGTTCAGGGCAATGTCTGGGCCGAGAAGGTGCCTTCGTTGTCGCGGGCGGAGTATCTCTTCTATCCGCGGCTGCTGATCGTGGCCGAGAAGGGGTGGAGCCCCGAGGAGCGGGTCAGCGAGGAGGAGCTGCTGCCGCGTGTGATGCGCTACTGCGCGCGGCTCGATGCCGAAGGGATCAACTACCGCATCCCCTCGCTGGAGAATTTCCACGAATTCTGCGTCTTCACTGACTCGACGCGTTCGACGGTGACCTGCCCGCTGCCGGGCGCCACGCTGCGCTATACGCTCGACGGATCGGTGCCGACCGTCTCTTCGCCGATCTACACCGGCCCGATTACCTTCCATGATGATGCCCTGCTGCAGGTGAGGGCCTTCCATCCTGACGGCCGGACGGGCGACTGGGTGAAGATCCGCTATGAGAAGTGCGGCTTTGCGGCTCCGACCGAGGTGGCCGCGACGGCTCCCGGCCTGCAGGCCGAATGGTATTTCAAACGCTTTCCGAAGTGCGATGCCATCGGCGGAGCGAAGGCCGACGGGGGATGTGTGGTCGATACGGTGCAGTTCCCGAAGGTGGCGCAGGGGCGCCGTGCCACGGGAATCCTCTTCCGGGGGTATATCCGCGTGCCGGAGAATCGGATCTACACCTTTGCGCTGGCCTCGAACGACGGCAGCCTGTTGCGCATCGACGGCCGCGTGGTGATCGACAACGACGGCGAACATACGCTGATCGAGAAGACGGGACAGGCGGCCCTTTCGGCCGGGCTTCACCCCTTCGAGCTGCGCTATTTCGACTACAACGGCGGGCGTGTGACACTGGCGCTGGTCGATGAGCAGGGCCGGCGTCAGCCCTTCTCGGACGGGGGGGTCTGTCACGACGCCGATTGA